The Rouxiella sp. WC2420 region CTGACGAGTGACTCCCGCTTTTAATGCACAGGCAATGTGCATTTTCAAAGCACCAAAGCCCACGCTGCCAAGAGTAGCGCATGAGGCAATAATAACGATTTCACGGGTGCGTAAGTCGAGTCCCGGGCGATTGTACAGATCGCCAAATTCCCACTCTAAAATGTAGGGGCCAAAATCCGGGGCAACATCGTTAAAGCTTTCAACGAAAGCAGCGGCAGATCCCCCAGTGACTTCTTCAAATTTTTTAGCGCCGGCTTGCAGGCGAGTTGAGCCATTTTCAAATTTACTGGTCATTTGACATTCTCCATAGCGAAAGGTTGAGACCGGAATTACAGTATACCAATCTAATCGGACTGTACAGTTCAGTCCGATTTACATTACTAAGAAGATGTTTAAGTCAATAAATAAGTGAGGGCAAAATGACCAGAATAAAACTTAAAACAGGTGCCTTTATGCCGACGCTGGGACTGGGTACCTGGAGGATGAATGGCAGAAAATGTATCAGCACTGTTAGCACTGCTATCGACCTGGGTTATCGCCATATTGATACTGCAGAAATGTACGGCAATGAGTTAGAGATTGGGAAAGCAATAAAGGTTGCAGGTATCGATCGTCGAGAGCTTTTT contains the following coding sequences:
- a CDS encoding carboxymuconolactone decarboxylase family protein translates to MTSKFENGSTRLQAGAKKFEEVTGGSAAAFVESFNDVAPDFGPYILEWEFGDLYNRPGLDLRTREIVIIASCATLGSVGFGALKMHIACALKAGVTRQEIVEILMQLSFSAGLPTAIGALGVAREAFNEIDAA